In a single window of the Nocardiopsis composta genome:
- a CDS encoding GTP-binding protein: MNESPKLSTKIIVAGGFGVGKTTFVGAISEIPPVRTEAAVSAASAGIDDLSQTPDKTSTTVAMDFGRVSLDTDLVLYLFGTPGQQRFWFMWDDLVRGALGAVILVDVRRLEDSFQAIDYFEKQYRLPFLIAVNDFDQEGGSGYTDQELRDALDLEDGVPIVHCDARRRQSVLDTLVVLVKRAMAVEARQRGQLVT, encoded by the coding sequence GTGAACGAGTCACCGAAGCTCTCTACGAAGATCATCGTCGCCGGCGGGTTCGGTGTCGGCAAGACGACGTTCGTGGGCGCCATCTCGGAGATCCCGCCGGTGCGTACCGAGGCCGCGGTCTCCGCGGCGAGCGCCGGGATCGACGACCTGTCGCAGACCCCGGACAAGACCAGCACCACCGTCGCGATGGACTTCGGCCGCGTCTCGCTCGACACCGACCTGGTGCTCTACCTCTTCGGCACCCCCGGCCAGCAGCGCTTCTGGTTCATGTGGGACGACCTGGTCCGCGGCGCCCTGGGCGCGGTGATCCTGGTCGACGTCCGCCGCCTGGAGGACTCCTTCCAGGCCATCGACTACTTCGAGAAGCAGTACCGGCTGCCGTTCCTCATCGCCGTCAACGACTTCGACCAGGAGGGCGGCTCCGGCTACACCGACCAGGAGCTGCGCGACGCCCTCGACCTGGAGGACGGCGTGCCCATCGTGCACTGCGACGCCCGCCGGCGGCAGTCCGTGCTGGACACCCTGGTGGTGCTGGTCAAGCGGGCGATGGCGGTGGAGGCGCGGCAGCGCGGCCAGCTCGTCACCTGA
- a CDS encoding uracil-xanthine permease family protein, which produces MKPIWKLYGDGGAPPPGEVVAPGERLSWGRTAGLGAQHVVAMFGATFVFPLMMGLDPNLAIMMSGLATILFLLMVGNRIPSYLGSSASFVGAAALISPGGANPALITGAVCVAGIVLALSGWVIHLLGPKAVLAAFPPAVTGAVVMLIGFNLAPVVADSYWPFDQWIGLATMAFVILATVLLRGFAGRIAILLGLVFGFALSWLTDALAGPAVQPDGTAAPRVDLSAVGEAAWFGLPELHAPQFQLSAVLVALPAVIALIAENAGHVKAVQEMTGDDLDPYMGRAIAADGIATALSSAVGGAPTTTYAENIGVMAATRVYSTAAYYAAALAAILFGLCPKFGALVAATPEGVLGGITVVLYGMIGLLGAKIWVENRVDFGNPVVLVPLAAGLIAGIGGVRLQFTEAFALEGIALGTFITLAGYHLLYRLAPESMRPRPVGPAAEPAEGAGTVLGTGSDAVRAEDAPEQGAPGDPGPEPGEGAGPGRG; this is translated from the coding sequence ATGAAGCCGATCTGGAAGCTCTACGGCGACGGCGGCGCCCCGCCGCCGGGGGAGGTCGTCGCGCCGGGCGAGCGGCTCTCCTGGGGGCGCACCGCCGGGCTGGGCGCCCAGCACGTGGTGGCGATGTTCGGGGCGACCTTCGTCTTCCCGCTGATGATGGGGCTCGACCCCAACCTGGCCATCATGATGTCGGGGCTGGCCACCATCCTGTTCCTGCTCATGGTCGGCAACCGGATCCCCAGCTACCTCGGGTCCAGCGCGTCCTTCGTCGGCGCCGCGGCGCTCATCTCGCCCGGCGGCGCGAACCCGGCGCTGATCACCGGGGCGGTCTGCGTCGCCGGGATCGTGCTGGCGCTGTCCGGCTGGGTGATCCACCTGCTCGGCCCCAAGGCGGTGCTGGCGGCCTTCCCGCCGGCGGTCACCGGCGCGGTGGTCATGCTCATCGGCTTCAACCTGGCCCCGGTCGTCGCGGACAGCTACTGGCCCTTCGACCAGTGGATCGGCCTGGCCACCATGGCCTTCGTGATCCTGGCGACGGTGCTGCTGCGCGGCTTCGCCGGGCGCATCGCGATCCTGCTCGGCCTGGTGTTCGGCTTCGCGCTGTCCTGGCTGACCGACGCCCTGGCCGGCCCGGCGGTCCAGCCGGACGGCACCGCCGCGCCGCGCGTCGACCTGTCCGCGGTGGGCGAGGCGGCCTGGTTCGGCCTGCCCGAGCTGCACGCCCCGCAGTTCCAGCTCTCCGCCGTACTGGTCGCGCTGCCCGCGGTGATCGCGCTGATCGCGGAGAACGCCGGGCACGTCAAGGCGGTCCAGGAGATGACCGGCGACGACCTCGACCCCTACATGGGCCGGGCGATCGCCGCGGACGGCATCGCCACCGCGCTGTCCAGCGCGGTCGGCGGCGCCCCCACCACCACCTACGCGGAGAACATCGGGGTGATGGCGGCGACCCGGGTCTACTCCACCGCCGCCTACTACGCCGCCGCGCTGGCCGCGATCCTGTTCGGCCTCTGCCCGAAGTTCGGCGCCCTGGTGGCGGCCACCCCCGAGGGCGTGCTCGGCGGCATCACCGTGGTGCTCTACGGGATGATCGGCCTGCTCGGCGCGAAGATCTGGGTGGAGAACCGGGTCGACTTCGGCAACCCGGTGGTGCTGGTCCCGCTCGCCGCCGGGCTCATCGCCGGCATCGGCGGGGTGCGGCTGCAGTTCACCGAGGCGTTCGCGCTGGAGGGGATCGCCCTGGGCACCTTCATCACGCTGGCCGGCTACCACCTGCTGTACCGGCTGGCCCCGGAGTCGATGCGGCCCCGCCCGGTCGGCCCGGCGGCCGAGCCGGCGGAGGGCGCCGGCACGGTGCTGGGCACCGGCTCCGACGCGGTGCGCGCCGAGGACGCCCCGGAGCAGGGCGCCCCGGGCGATCCGGGACCGGAGCCCGGAGAGGGGGCCGGTCCCGGCCGGGGCTAG
- a CDS encoding FtsX-like permease family protein, translated as MIWISLRTLRDRWPSFAGSLLIIALGVAQISAVGMTLLAAGRDGRDFEGALNLLGMTMVVTTFVSVFVIASTFAYSVAQRRREFALLRSLGAGPVRVRAVLYGEALLIAAAAGAAGCLLGLPLAEGLLRLMYAAGITPGVPEVRYEAAPLAVAVCVGTAVALAGVWGPARRIRRIRPIEALREASVDTGAMTFGRWVLGLGCAGLAAFIGYALVNATGDVVFVLTMGMGMVAVVAAAFLAPVLVPPAAAALSWPASFLPGAGAMLVRENMRTAVRRTASLCAPVLLTVGLSGLLAGSVSLTSAAMARATAEWTSADMVVTATGTGGLSEDVLDRLRSVPGAELAVLDVADADLGAIAAPVAFADPGDLARAIDPPAVQGSLSELREGGLVLDALVAAESGLEVGDSVEVRLPGGAGTGLRVQGVLAEGPWNAMSYAAVPPGSEVAEAAAAAGPEGPGATFLYASAGAGTGPEELRGALEEAVGDADARVDAAGEVEPGRQENDRMVAVLGALVLGMGLFCSCLAIANTLVMSAGDRARDLGALRLAGASPGQVLRVVAAEAAAVVALGALLGWGVVIGVLTLLHRALSAEVAGVPPALPWGPLLGLTAVCAVIALPSAVLPARAVLRRSVSPTGVRE; from the coding sequence GTGATCTGGATCTCGCTGCGCACGCTGCGCGACCGGTGGCCGTCGTTCGCCGGTTCGCTGCTGATCATCGCCCTGGGCGTCGCCCAGATCTCCGCCGTGGGAATGACCCTGCTGGCCGCCGGCCGGGACGGCCGCGACTTCGAGGGCGCGCTCAACCTGCTCGGCATGACGATGGTGGTGACCACGTTCGTCTCGGTGTTCGTGATCGCCTCCACGTTCGCCTACTCGGTGGCCCAGCGGCGCCGGGAGTTCGCGCTGCTGCGCTCGCTCGGCGCCGGGCCGGTCCGGGTGCGGGCGGTGCTGTACGGCGAGGCCCTGCTGATCGCCGCGGCGGCCGGGGCGGCCGGGTGCCTGCTGGGCCTCCCGCTCGCCGAGGGACTGCTGCGCCTGATGTACGCAGCCGGCATCACGCCCGGCGTGCCGGAGGTGCGCTACGAGGCGGCCCCGCTGGCCGTCGCGGTGTGCGTCGGCACCGCCGTGGCGCTGGCCGGGGTGTGGGGGCCGGCGCGCCGGATCCGACGGATCCGGCCGATCGAGGCGCTCCGCGAGGCGTCGGTGGACACCGGTGCGATGACCTTCGGCCGCTGGGTGCTCGGCCTGGGCTGCGCCGGCCTGGCCGCGTTCATCGGCTACGCGCTGGTGAACGCGACCGGTGACGTCGTCTTCGTGCTCACCATGGGGATGGGCATGGTCGCCGTCGTGGCCGCGGCGTTCCTCGCCCCGGTGCTGGTGCCGCCGGCGGCCGCCGCGCTGAGCTGGCCGGCCTCGTTCCTGCCGGGCGCCGGGGCGATGCTGGTGCGGGAGAACATGCGGACCGCGGTGCGGCGCACCGCGTCGCTGTGCGCCCCGGTGCTGCTCACCGTGGGCCTGTCCGGGTTGCTCGCCGGGTCGGTCTCGCTCACCTCGGCGGCCATGGCCCGCGCCACCGCGGAGTGGACCTCGGCCGACATGGTGGTGACGGCGACCGGCACCGGCGGGCTCTCCGAGGATGTGCTGGACCGGCTGCGCTCGGTGCCCGGGGCCGAGCTCGCGGTGCTGGACGTGGCCGATGCCGATCTGGGCGCGATCGCGGCCCCGGTGGCCTTCGCCGACCCGGGCGACCTGGCCCGGGCCATCGATCCGCCCGCGGTGCAGGGTTCGCTGTCGGAGCTGCGCGAGGGCGGCCTGGTGCTGGACGCCCTGGTCGCCGCCGAGTCCGGGCTGGAGGTCGGGGACTCGGTCGAGGTGCGGCTGCCCGGCGGCGCCGGGACCGGGCTGCGGGTACAGGGCGTGCTGGCCGAGGGGCCGTGGAACGCGATGAGCTACGCGGCGGTGCCGCCCGGTTCCGAGGTCGCCGAGGCCGCCGCGGCGGCCGGTCCGGAGGGCCCCGGGGCGACCTTCCTCTACGCCTCGGCGGGGGCCGGGACCGGTCCCGAGGAGCTGCGCGGGGCGCTGGAGGAGGCGGTCGGGGACGCCGACGCCCGGGTGGACGCGGCCGGCGAGGTGGAGCCCGGGCGGCAGGAGAACGACCGGATGGTGGCGGTGCTGGGCGCTCTGGTGCTGGGCATGGGCCTGTTCTGCTCCTGCCTGGCCATCGCCAACACGCTGGTCATGTCCGCCGGGGACCGGGCCCGCGACCTGGGTGCGCTGCGCCTGGCGGGCGCCTCCCCCGGGCAGGTCCTGCGGGTGGTGGCCGCCGAGGCGGCGGCCGTGGTCGCCCTGGGCGCGCTGCTCGGCTGGGGGGTGGTGATCGGGGTGCTCACCCTGCTGCACCGGGCGCTCTCCGCCGAGGTGGCCGGGGTCCCGCCGGCCCTCCCCTGGGGGCCGCTGCTCGGCCTGACCGCGGTGTGCGCGGTGATCGCGCTGCCCTCGGCGGTGCTGCCGGCCCGCGCGGTGCTGCGCCGCTCGGTCTCGCCCACCGGGGTGCGCGAGTAG
- the hisS gene encoding histidine--tRNA ligase: MSDQRVIRPTPISGFPEWLPETRSVEQRWLDHIRAGFERYGFASVETPSVENLDVLMAKGETSKEVYTLHRVHDDGDDSEARLGLHFDLTVPFARYVAQHFNDLVFPFKRYQMQRVWRGERPQEGRYREFTQCDIDVINVDSVPLHFDAELPRIAHEVLSGLDLPAWTININNRKVLQGCYEGIGAADPMAVIRAVDKLHKIGDDGVRLILTEEAGLTSAQADTCLELARISGADRSVVDAVGKLGIRSELLSEGLEELGFVLDSLADIEGGVRADLSIARGLDYYTGTVYEAAFDDDPGYGSIVAGGRYDDLAGQFIRRRLPGVGISIGLTRIFAKLVAEGRLSGGRTCPTDVLVVVPSDERRGEALRTGALLRGRGFNTEVFHQASKVGKQVQYASKKGIPFVWFPPFGDGKPHEVKDMGTGEQYAADPGTWERPAAG, translated from the coding sequence ATGTCCGATCAGCGCGTCATCCGCCCGACCCCCATCAGCGGCTTCCCCGAGTGGCTGCCGGAGACCCGGTCCGTGGAGCAGCGCTGGCTGGACCATATCCGGGCGGGTTTCGAGCGCTACGGGTTCGCCTCGGTCGAGACGCCCTCGGTGGAGAACCTGGACGTCCTGATGGCCAAGGGCGAGACCTCCAAGGAGGTCTACACGCTGCACCGGGTGCACGACGACGGTGACGACTCCGAGGCCCGCCTGGGCCTGCACTTCGACCTGACGGTCCCGTTCGCCCGCTACGTCGCCCAGCACTTCAACGACCTGGTCTTCCCGTTCAAGCGGTACCAGATGCAGCGGGTCTGGCGCGGCGAGCGCCCGCAGGAGGGCCGCTACCGCGAGTTCACCCAGTGCGACATCGACGTGATCAACGTCGACAGCGTGCCGCTGCACTTCGACGCCGAGCTGCCGCGCATCGCGCACGAGGTGCTCTCCGGGCTGGACCTGCCGGCCTGGACGATCAACATCAACAACCGCAAGGTGCTGCAGGGCTGCTACGAGGGGATCGGCGCCGCCGACCCGATGGCGGTCATCCGAGCCGTGGACAAGCTGCACAAGATCGGCGACGACGGCGTCCGCCTCATCCTCACCGAGGAGGCCGGCCTCACCTCCGCGCAGGCCGACACCTGCCTGGAGCTGGCCCGGATCAGCGGCGCCGACCGCTCGGTGGTCGACGCCGTCGGCAAGCTCGGCATCCGCTCCGAGCTGCTCTCCGAGGGCCTGGAGGAGCTCGGCTTCGTGCTGGACTCGCTGGCCGACATCGAGGGCGGCGTGCGGGCCGACCTGTCCATCGCGCGCGGGCTGGACTACTACACCGGCACCGTGTACGAGGCCGCCTTCGACGACGACCCCGGCTACGGCAGCATCGTCGCCGGCGGCCGCTACGACGACCTGGCCGGCCAGTTCATCCGGCGGCGGCTGCCCGGGGTGGGCATCTCCATCGGGCTGACCCGCATCTTCGCCAAGCTCGTCGCCGAGGGGCGGCTGTCCGGCGGGCGGACCTGCCCGACCGACGTGCTGGTGGTCGTCCCCTCCGACGAGCGCCGCGGCGAGGCCCTGCGCACCGGCGCGCTGCTCCGCGGGCGCGGGTTCAACACCGAGGTCTTCCACCAGGCCTCCAAGGTGGGCAAGCAGGTGCAGTACGCGTCGAAGAAGGGCATCCCCTTCGTCTGGTTCCCGCCGTTCGGCGACGGCAAGCCGCACGAGGTCAAGGACATGGGCACCGGCGAGCAGTACGCGGCCGACCCGGGCACCTGGGAGCGGCCGGCCGCCGGCTGA